From the Desulfovibrio sp. JY genome, one window contains:
- a CDS encoding MlaA family lipoprotein, protein MNAMPRRLVIFPLLAAMLLAGVDCFAGPRTGAPAKDATPAVSKVAKPFIPSATADATAQPAQSTSQATPPADDEYDAAPAPVADPLYRWNKFWFGFNNLFYSGLMRPFARGYAYVVPKPLRQGLTNAYQNFIFPIRFVNALLQLNFTQASREFGRFMINSTLGIGGLMDVAKADPNLQPGNEDFGQTLGHYGIGDGFYIVWPLLGPSSLRDSIGLAGDAAANPLTWIFGPWSIHGDYNPWYWSYIIKAGDVFNNMPGTLEAYDSVVGPAVDPYSAIKDAYIQYRRNAVSK, encoded by the coding sequence ATGAACGCCATGCCGCGACGTCTCGTCATCTTTCCCCTGCTTGCCGCCATGCTTTTGGCGGGAGTCGATTGCTTCGCCGGTCCCCGCACAGGGGCCCCGGCCAAAGACGCCACGCCCGCGGTGTCCAAGGTCGCCAAGCCGTTTATTCCATCCGCCACGGCGGACGCGACGGCCCAACCGGCCCAATCCACGTCGCAAGCGACGCCCCCGGCCGACGACGAGTACGATGCCGCGCCGGCTCCCGTCGCCGACCCGCTTTACCGCTGGAACAAGTTCTGGTTCGGCTTCAACAACCTTTTCTACAGCGGCCTGATGCGCCCCTTCGCCAGGGGCTACGCCTACGTCGTGCCCAAGCCCCTGCGCCAGGGACTGACCAATGCCTACCAGAACTTCATCTTCCCCATCCGATTTGTAAACGCCCTGCTGCAGCTCAACTTCACCCAGGCGTCCCGGGAATTCGGCCGGTTCATGATCAACTCCACCCTCGGCATCGGCGGCCTGATGGACGTGGCCAAGGCCGATCCGAACCTCCAGCCCGGCAACGAGGATTTCGGCCAGACCCTCGGCCATTACGGCATTGGCGACGGCTTTTACATCGTGTGGCCGCTGCTTGGCCCGTCGAGCCTGCGCGACAGCATAGGCCTCGCCGGCGACGCCGCCGCCAATCCGCTCACCTGGATCTTCGGCCCCTGGTCCATCCACGGCGATTACAACCCCTGGTACTGGTCCTACATCATCAAGGCCGGCGACGTGTTCAACAACATGCCCGGCACGCTTGAGGCCTACGACAGCGTGGTGGGGCCGGCCGTCGACCCCTACAGCGCCATCAAGGACGCCTACATCCAGTACCGCCGCAACGCCGTCAGCAAGTAG
- a CDS encoding AraC family transcriptional regulator: MNGQSDTPSRSKVTARPLPLGTGGLALWASYHNQRFSRHAHEGYALGVIEAGGLAFRYRGSRLVAPAGSVNLVQPGVPHDGEPALPGGWRYRMLYIPVELLAMVQAQGAPPPYFRQGVIEDPELAGLVAATHKLLLDARADALARQTRLLSLLAFWVRRHATEGTAAPAPGPEPRAVRLALEVIDDRFATPLALADLAAATGLSPWHMARVVARSTGLPPHAHLLARRLRAAKDALAGPTRLADIAAAAGFADQSHLTRAFAARFGMTPGAYRKIVQNSDSAEG, translated from the coding sequence ATGAACGGCCAAAGCGACACGCCCTCCCGATCGAAAGTCACAGCCCGCCCGCTCCCTCTGGGAACGGGCGGGCTGGCGCTTTGGGCCAGCTACCATAACCAGCGCTTCTCCCGCCACGCCCACGAAGGCTACGCCCTGGGCGTGATCGAGGCCGGGGGGCTGGCCTTCCGCTACCGGGGCAGTCGACTGGTGGCCCCGGCCGGCAGCGTCAATCTGGTCCAGCCGGGCGTGCCCCATGACGGGGAACCCGCCCTGCCCGGCGGCTGGCGCTACCGCATGCTCTATATTCCTGTCGAGCTCCTGGCCATGGTCCAAGCCCAAGGCGCGCCGCCGCCCTATTTCCGTCAGGGCGTGATCGAGGACCCGGAGCTGGCCGGCTTGGTCGCCGCCACCCACAAGCTGCTTCTGGACGCCAGGGCGGACGCCCTGGCCCGACAAACGCGGCTGTTGTCGCTTCTCGCCTTCTGGGTCCGCCGCCATGCCACGGAGGGGACGGCCGCACCCGCGCCCGGTCCCGAACCACGTGCCGTGCGTCTGGCCCTGGAAGTGATCGACGACCGCTTTGCCACCCCCCTCGCCCTGGCCGATCTGGCCGCCGCAACCGGCCTTTCTCCCTGGCACATGGCCCGCGTGGTGGCCCGGTCCACGGGCCTGCCGCCCCACGCCCACCTGCTCGCCCGGCGGCTGCGGGCCGCCAAGGACGCCCTGGCCGGCCCGACCCGGTTGGCCGACATCGCCGCCGCCGCCGGCTTTGCCGACCAAAGCCACCTGACCCGGGCTTTCGCGGCCCGTTTCGGCATGACGCCCGGGGCCTACCGCAAGATTGTTCAAAACAGCGATTCCGCCGAAGGTTAG
- a CDS encoding DMT family transporter, which produces MHARTLAVTALVAAMILVGSSVAVGRILATTLPIHFASMVRFALASLVLVPLTMAVEGRFPRIAPRTLAILAAQSLCGSFLFTVCLLEGLRLTGAADAGVVAATTPAMVALLGWLLFRERPSRRALAGIVITVAGVAAVSAAPASAHGASSALLGNGLVGLAVVFEAVFLLLRRAVDEPLSPLAAAMWVSLLGFFLFLIPGLWQVGEIAVGSMTPWAMAELAYYGLGVTAAAYMLWFYGVVRVEAATAGVVTGVMPVAALAFAAWLCGEGIGVRQLVGCAGVLAGIAILSGMGRRKRPGGNLSCRKVLPPGPLSKDF; this is translated from the coding sequence ATGCACGCGCGCACTCTTGCCGTGACCGCCCTGGTCGCGGCCATGATCCTGGTCGGTTCGTCCGTCGCCGTGGGCCGCATCCTGGCAACCACACTGCCCATTCATTTCGCGTCCATGGTCCGGTTCGCCCTGGCGTCCCTGGTGCTCGTTCCCCTAACCATGGCCGTGGAGGGCCGCTTTCCACGCATCGCCCCACGGACCCTGGCCATCCTGGCGGCCCAGTCGCTTTGCGGATCATTTCTTTTTACGGTTTGTCTGCTCGAAGGACTGCGCCTGACCGGAGCGGCCGACGCCGGCGTGGTGGCGGCAACGACGCCGGCCATGGTAGCGCTTCTGGGCTGGCTGCTCTTCCGCGAGCGGCCGAGCCGACGCGCTCTGGCCGGCATCGTGATCACGGTCGCCGGCGTGGCCGCCGTGAGCGCCGCTCCGGCAAGCGCCCATGGCGCATCCTCGGCCCTTCTCGGCAACGGGCTCGTCGGGCTGGCCGTGGTCTTCGAGGCCGTTTTTTTACTGCTGCGCCGGGCCGTCGACGAACCGCTTTCCCCCCTGGCCGCCGCCATGTGGGTGTCGCTGCTGGGCTTTTTCCTGTTTCTCATCCCGGGGCTCTGGCAGGTGGGCGAGATTGCGGTCGGGTCCATGACGCCCTGGGCCATGGCCGAACTGGCCTACTACGGCCTCGGCGTGACGGCAGCGGCATACATGCTGTGGTTTTACGGCGTGGTGCGGGTGGAAGCGGCCACGGCCGGCGTGGTCACGGGCGTCATGCCCGTGGCGGCCCTGGCCTTTGCCGCCTGGCTGTGCGGCGAAGGGATCGGCGTGCGCCAACTCGTCGGGTGCGCCGGGGTTCTTGCCGGCATCGCCATTTTGTCCGGGATGGGCAGAAGAAAAAGACCGGGGGGAAACCTTTCTTGCAGAAAGGTTCTCCCCCCGGGCCCCCTTTCCAAAGACTTTTAA
- a CDS encoding SPOR domain-containing protein, which produces MRRLLLAAAALALCLSGCATDKSFEKEILGHPAPPSPNDTGWSRGPGTPPPPPPPPPSAAPAPRPVAPPPAEAPAPVPQGNAPAPVVPHAPAEEPAAPKLFAPAQPAPAGPVSTPPPATPPAKPVPAAHGTSHGALFTFQVGAFAHAQTANQLMATLQGRGYAVRIDQGKLNKKTFYKVFATKEGTRAALEGELFSLGVTEPRLTAERPAGAAAPAGQKAPAPAGHVAAPPAAAASPAAVPAAKPAPATAAQPAPVAAKPAPAATAKPQVRYAPPVVEPAPPLPDGYVPPPPKTKE; this is translated from the coding sequence ATGCGGCGTTTGTTGTTGGCTGCGGCCGCACTGGCCCTTTGCCTGTCCGGGTGCGCCACGGACAAGTCGTTTGAAAAGGAAATCCTGGGACATCCGGCGCCCCCGTCACCGAACGACACGGGGTGGTCCCGTGGGCCGGGAACACCACCGCCTCCGCCCCCCCCGCCGCCGAGCGCCGCGCCCGCGCCAAGGCCGGTTGCGCCGCCGCCCGCCGAGGCGCCCGCGCCAGTCCCCCAGGGAAACGCGCCGGCTCCCGTCGTGCCCCATGCTCCGGCTGAGGAACCCGCCGCGCCCAAGCTTTTTGCTCCGGCCCAGCCGGCTCCGGCCGGACCCGTCTCCACGCCGCCCCCGGCCACGCCCCCGGCCAAGCCGGTCCCGGCGGCCCACGGCACGTCCCATGGCGCGCTTTTCACCTTCCAGGTGGGGGCCTTCGCCCATGCCCAGACGGCCAACCAGCTTATGGCCACGCTCCAGGGCCGGGGCTACGCCGTGCGTATCGACCAGGGAAAGCTCAACAAGAAGACGTTTTACAAGGTCTTCGCCACCAAGGAGGGAACAAGGGCAGCCCTGGAAGGGGAACTCTTTTCCCTGGGCGTGACCGAGCCGCGCCTGACGGCGGAGCGCCCCGCCGGCGCCGCCGCCCCGGCCGGGCAAAAGGCTCCCGCGCCCGCCGGCCATGTCGCCGCGCCTCCGGCCGCAGCCGCGTCTCCGGCCGCCGTCCCGGCGGCGAAACCGGCCCCTGCCACAGCCGCGCAGCCTGCCCCCGTCGCCGCCAAACCGGCTCCCGCCGCCACGGCCAAGCCCCAGGTGCGCTACGCGCCCCCGGTGGTGGAACCGGCCCCGCCCTTGCCGGACGGCTACGTGCCGCCGCCTCCCAAAACGAAGGAATAG
- a CDS encoding Hpt domain-containing protein: protein MKAMYPCGASLPEDALSAFDPERARRHMGVDRAGFGRVFEHIWREVSERRTLIDVAWQAGDFKQIGLHAHTIKSAAATIGAEGLSRAAATVEHAAEARDQQALDAAMDALRTARETLCRLVGMEPR, encoded by the coding sequence ATGAAAGCGATGTATCCTTGCGGCGCGTCGCTGCCCGAGGATGCCCTGTCCGCCTTCGATCCCGAACGGGCGAGGCGTCACATGGGCGTCGACCGGGCCGGCTTTGGCCGCGTGTTCGAGCACATCTGGCGTGAGGTGTCCGAGCGCCGCACCCTGATCGATGTTGCCTGGCAGGCCGGGGATTTCAAGCAGATCGGGCTGCATGCCCATACCATCAAAAGCGCTGCCGCCACCATTGGCGCCGAGGGCTTGAGCCGCGCCGCCGCTACGGTGGAACACGCGGCCGAGGCCCGCGATCAGCAGGCCCTCGACGCTGCCATGGATGCGTTGCGCACGGCCCGGGAAACGCTTTGCCGTCTGGTCGGCATGGAACCGCGTTAA
- a CDS encoding L,D-transpeptidase family protein: protein MRGRFSFVLALVLGLAMASPRFVAAEEGKNFKQVASLPGNMPAATEATPGAAAHPGASGPAYAPVADGGGLDLFISNLGKPAGSRSGLASDARMADFAASSNRYSIEVRLSQRRLYLYENLPDGSRRLDRVYTVAVPGRDMEAPQGWGVVTGISFEPWWRPTVAMKERARKKGKTLPTVVPPGVRENPMGTFKVFLSHGMGFRIHGNNNPRSIGLPVTSGCIRMRNDEGKEMAKLLDVGTEVVFLQ from the coding sequence ATGCGGGGCAGGTTCTCTTTCGTCCTGGCCTTGGTGCTGGGACTGGCGATGGCGTCGCCGCGCTTTGTCGCGGCCGAGGAAGGAAAAAATTTCAAGCAGGTCGCCTCGTTGCCGGGAAACATGCCGGCCGCGACCGAGGCCACGCCAGGCGCGGCGGCGCATCCGGGCGCGTCCGGACCGGCCTATGCGCCGGTGGCTGACGGCGGCGGGCTGGACCTTTTCATCAGCAACCTGGGGAAACCGGCCGGAAGCCGGTCAGGCTTGGCGTCCGATGCGCGCATGGCGGATTTTGCCGCCAGCAGTAACCGGTACTCCATCGAGGTGCGTCTCTCCCAGCGAAGGTTGTATCTGTATGAAAACCTGCCCGACGGGTCCCGGCGGCTGGACCGGGTCTATACCGTCGCCGTGCCGGGCCGGGACATGGAAGCGCCGCAGGGTTGGGGCGTGGTGACCGGGATCAGCTTCGAGCCCTGGTGGCGGCCGACGGTGGCCATGAAGGAACGGGCCCGCAAGAAGGGCAAGACGCTGCCCACGGTGGTGCCGCCCGGGGTCAGGGAAAACCCCATGGGCACCTTCAAGGTTTTTTTGTCCCACGGTATGGGATTTCGCATTCACGGCAACAACAATCCTCGCTCCATCGGCCTTCCCGTCACCAGCGGCTGCATCCGCATGCGTAACGACGAGGGCAAGGAAATGGCCAAGCTCCTCGACGTAGGCACGGAAGTGGTTTTTTTGCAGTAA
- a CDS encoding nitroreductase family protein, giving the protein MEKSVPRVDADACLGCGACAAVCPSGVLGFDGQKASVVADGCIGCGHCAAVCPAEAVTVAAGENWTAAFATIEAPGKVVAPGEFSPAELVDLLRSRRSCRRYKPDPVPGPMLEDLVRAAVTAPSGTNSQAWTFTVLTSRAAVLRLAEAVAGFFRRINKLAANPIVRKGYALLGRVELENYFREHYSSVAAALAKWDRDQTDMLFHGATAAIVIGSAPGASCPAEDALLAAQNMLLAGHAMGLGSCLIGYAVEAIRHDKRVRAAAGLPAREAVHAVVALGWPDGVFLRHTFRRRPVVRYHTA; this is encoded by the coding sequence ATGGAAAAAAGCGTTCCCCGCGTCGATGCCGATGCCTGTCTGGGCTGCGGTGCTTGCGCCGCAGTGTGCCCTTCGGGTGTTTTGGGTTTCGACGGGCAGAAGGCCTCTGTCGTTGCCGACGGCTGCATCGGCTGCGGGCATTGCGCGGCCGTGTGTCCGGCCGAGGCCGTGACCGTTGCCGCCGGGGAAAACTGGACGGCGGCCTTCGCCACCATCGAAGCTCCCGGCAAGGTGGTCGCGCCCGGAGAGTTCTCCCCGGCCGAATTGGTGGATCTGTTGCGATCCAGGCGCTCCTGCCGCCGCTACAAGCCCGATCCCGTCCCCGGTCCCATGCTCGAGGACCTCGTGCGCGCGGCCGTGACCGCCCCGTCGGGCACCAACTCCCAGGCCTGGACATTCACGGTGCTGACGTCGCGGGCGGCGGTGCTGCGCCTGGCCGAGGCCGTGGCCGGTTTTTTCCGGCGCATAAACAAGCTTGCCGCGAACCCGATCGTGCGCAAAGGTTATGCCCTGCTTGGCCGGGTGGAGCTTGAAAACTACTTTCGGGAGCATTATTCTTCCGTTGCCGCCGCCTTGGCCAAGTGGGACCGGGACCAGACGGATATGCTCTTTCACGGGGCCACGGCGGCCATCGTCATCGGTTCGGCGCCGGGGGCGAGTTGTCCGGCCGAGGATGCGTTGCTGGCCGCCCAGAACATGCTGCTTGCCGGGCATGCCATGGGCCTTGGCTCCTGCCTGATCGGCTACGCCGTCGAGGCCATCCGCCACGACAAGCGGGTTCGGGCGGCGGCGGGGTTGCCGGCCCGGGAAGCCGTACACGCCGTGGTGGCGCTCGGGTGGCCGGACGGAGTATTTTTGCGGCACACGTTTCGGCGTCGGCCGGTCGTGCGCTACCACACCGCCTGA
- a CDS encoding C40 family peptidase, translating into MQWLLPCALTAAVVAAAAPVAWAGPDKGRAVYGYEDDCGMLHTSPVKRNAHYKLLYTGKADHETLMRALKDKDAIGGPAPPRLAAGLPVDLGPLSERGERIMHLAQPYLGAPYRLGGDTPAGIDCSGLTKGVFAGFGCDLPRQSRLQAERGTPVAPTELEAGDLLFFAPDRNAGISHVGIYLGGGRMLHSSPRRGGVGVDRLAGTDYERWFVGARRLARVEVAEAKGAAR; encoded by the coding sequence ATGCAGTGGCTTTTGCCGTGCGCCCTCACCGCAGCGGTCGTCGCGGCCGCTGCGCCGGTCGCCTGGGCCGGTCCGGACAAGGGGCGGGCCGTCTATGGCTATGAGGACGACTGCGGCATGCTGCACACGAGCCCGGTCAAGCGCAATGCCCACTACAAGCTGCTGTATACGGGCAAGGCCGACCACGAGACCCTGATGCGGGCACTCAAGGACAAGGACGCCATCGGCGGCCCCGCGCCGCCACGGCTTGCCGCCGGGCTGCCGGTGGACCTCGGTCCGCTGTCCGAACGCGGCGAGCGCATCATGCATCTGGCCCAGCCGTATCTCGGCGCGCCGTATCGCCTTGGCGGCGACACGCCGGCCGGCATCGACTGTTCGGGGCTGACCAAGGGCGTTTTCGCCGGCTTCGGCTGTGATCTGCCGCGCCAGAGCCGGTTGCAGGCCGAGCGCGGCACCCCCGTCGCCCCGACCGAGCTTGAGGCCGGGGACCTGCTTTTTTTCGCCCCGGACAGAAACGCGGGCATAAGCCATGTGGGCATCTATCTCGGCGGCGGGCGCATGCTGCACTCGAGTCCCCGTCGTGGCGGCGTCGGGGTGGACCGACTGGCCGGAACCGACTATGAGCGCTGGTTCGTGGGGGCCAGGCGTCTGGCCCGGGTCGAAGTGGCGGAGGCCAAAGGAGCGGCCAGATAA
- a CDS encoding PAS domain-containing protein has product MPSVRQILVQNVIKSLPVGLVVIDPKGDVMVASPSAGVLLGIPAESLEGKSWRTLIRPEPANEQFNRNVGDAVEKGRAFRHCLTDYQCPDGQPRRFSMTASCAENGGKRAGVTFLLDDVTALYRSRERETAILREKNRLQYDMIESLNNLALSVAHQIRNPAAAIGGFALKLLREHKERHLPTESPDIIFQEARRLEELVAAVVRLSSLPHPRLTALPLGGLVEEAAGRAEQAAESLHKRLECSLSLEDVEIVADGSMLGQALHEILLNALEFSGRDTVRVAITLARRDDNVLLAVTDDGPGVRRDLLPFVFDPFFTTKARGAGIGLTLARRAVSEHNGEIDVRPAEGGGTTVSMRLFDTPEAGLGREAFCGPMGLDVREIKTKARELGLDVTGLTTIDAVRAIQEKEGFAPCFAWGVHDRCGQELCAFRRECVKTTRIGDVRRITYGGTNDGPT; this is encoded by the coding sequence ATGCCAAGCGTCAGACAGATACTCGTCCAGAACGTCATCAAATCCTTGCCCGTGGGCCTTGTCGTCATCGACCCGAAAGGCGACGTGATGGTGGCCAGCCCCTCGGCGGGGGTGCTGCTCGGCATACCGGCGGAAAGCCTGGAAGGCAAAAGCTGGCGCACGCTCATCCGCCCGGAACCCGCCAACGAACAGTTCAATCGCAATGTCGGCGATGCCGTGGAAAAAGGCCGGGCCTTTCGCCATTGCCTGACGGATTACCAGTGCCCGGACGGCCAGCCGCGCCGTTTTTCCATGACCGCCTCGTGCGCGGAAAACGGGGGCAAGCGGGCCGGCGTGACTTTTCTGCTCGACGACGTCACGGCGCTCTACCGCAGCCGGGAGCGCGAGACGGCCATATTGCGGGAGAAAAACCGCCTGCAATACGACATGATCGAGAGCCTCAACAATCTGGCCCTGTCGGTGGCCCACCAGATCCGCAATCCGGCCGCGGCCATCGGCGGCTTCGCCCTGAAGCTTTTGCGCGAGCACAAGGAGCGGCACCTGCCGACGGAATCCCCGGACATCATTTTTCAGGAAGCCAGACGGCTCGAGGAGTTGGTTGCGGCGGTGGTGCGGCTGTCCTCGCTGCCCCATCCGCGCCTGACGGCCCTGCCCCTGGGCGGGCTGGTCGAGGAGGCGGCGGGAAGGGCCGAGCAGGCGGCCGAGTCCCTGCACAAGCGCCTCGAATGCTCCCTGTCCCTGGAGGACGTCGAGATCGTGGCCGACGGCAGCATGCTCGGCCAGGCGCTGCATGAAATTTTGCTCAACGCCCTGGAATTTTCCGGGCGCGACACCGTGCGCGTGGCCATCACCCTGGCGCGGCGCGACGACAACGTCCTTTTGGCCGTGACCGACGACGGCCCGGGCGTGCGCCGCGACCTGCTTCCCTTCGTGTTCGACCCGTTTTTCACCACCAAGGCCCGGGGCGCGGGCATCGGCCTGACTCTGGCCCGGCGGGCCGTGTCGGAGCACAACGGCGAAATCGACGTGCGTCCGGCCGAAGGCGGGGGCACGACCGTGTCCATGCGCCTTTTCGACACCCCCGAGGCCGGGCTTGGCCGGGAGGCCTTTTGCGGGCCCATGGGCCTCGATGTGCGCGAGATCAAGACCAAGGCCCGGGAATTGGGGCTCGACGTCACGGGGCTCACGACCATCGACGCCGTGCGGGCCATCCAGGAAAAAGAGGGATTCGCCCCGTGTTTCGCCTGGGGCGTGCATGACCGCTGCGGCCAGGAACTGTGCGCCTTTCGCCGGGAATGCGTGAAGACGACCCGCATCGGCGACGTGCGCCGCATCACCTACGGGGGGACCAATGACGGTCCGACCTGA
- a CDS encoding thioredoxin domain-containing protein, giving the protein MRKWNWLLAAALVACVAAPARADDDVDRVRKVLKEHPEIVVEAIKAQGPAVLEVIENTARARQRDLERARFAAELAKPLKPALEPGRAALGPANAPVTIVEYSDFLCHFCAQANGTVKALLKKHPEDVRLIFKHFATGKNDARAALYFEAINLQDPKKAWTFMDKAFADQEAVATKGDEALSAIAKEVGVDMNRLAKDLTHKDLAERIKADVKEARGFGFAGTPIFLINGAAVRGAVPLDILEEYVAVAKNPKAAATPKP; this is encoded by the coding sequence ATGCGAAAATGGAACTGGCTGCTTGCGGCCGCCCTGGTTGCCTGCGTGGCCGCGCCCGCACGGGCTGATGACGATGTCGACCGGGTGCGCAAGGTGCTAAAGGAGCACCCCGAGATCGTCGTGGAGGCCATCAAGGCCCAAGGTCCGGCCGTGCTGGAAGTGATCGAAAATACGGCCAGGGCCCGGCAACGCGATCTCGAGCGCGCCCGTTTCGCCGCCGAGCTGGCCAAACCGCTGAAACCCGCGCTGGAGCCCGGCCGCGCCGCCCTCGGACCGGCAAACGCTCCGGTGACCATCGTCGAATACTCCGATTTCCTGTGCCATTTCTGCGCCCAGGCCAACGGCACGGTCAAGGCCCTGCTCAAAAAGCACCCGGAGGATGTGCGGCTCATCTTCAAGCACTTCGCCACCGGGAAAAACGACGCCCGGGCCGCCCTCTACTTCGAGGCCATCAACCTCCAGGACCCCAAGAAAGCCTGGACGTTCATGGACAAGGCCTTCGCCGACCAGGAAGCCGTGGCCACCAAGGGCGACGAGGCCCTCTCGGCCATAGCCAAGGAAGTCGGCGTGGACATGAATAGGCTGGCCAAGGACCTGACCCACAAGGACCTTGCCGAGCGCATCAAGGCCGACGTGAAGGAGGCGCGGGGCTTCGGCTTTGCCGGCACCCCCATCTTCCTGATCAACGGCGCGGCGGTGCGCGGGGCCGTACCGCTCGATATTCTTGAAGAATACGTGGCCGTGGCCAAGAATCCCAAGGCGGCCGCGACCCCGAAGCCCTGA
- a CDS encoding rhodanese-like domain-containing protein, translating into MIARDLPPGAAGNFKPLSRPKAWAGQKEIMSRTPLATALFLLAALLALAACSRPPADDAGRKARVYELFAQYKKDFPTAPEVSAEEAVSLWRQGKLLPIDVREPAERAVSTLPGAITAEEYLADPGRFGDKRPVAYCTIGYRSGKWAEAKAKEGLPVANMAAGLLGWLHAGGTLVDARGEPTKTVNVYGRTWDLAPKGYIGVW; encoded by the coding sequence ATGATTGCCCGAGACCTGCCGCCGGGAGCGGCGGGAAATTTCAAGCCTCTCTCCCGCCCGAAAGCCTGGGCCGGACAAAAAGAAATCATGAGCCGGACACCGCTGGCAACGGCCCTTTTTCTGCTGGCGGCCCTGCTCGCCCTGGCCGCCTGTTCCCGGCCGCCGGCCGATGACGCCGGGCGCAAGGCCCGCGTCTACGAACTGTTCGCCCAATACAAAAAAGATTTCCCCACCGCGCCGGAAGTCTCGGCCGAGGAAGCCGTGTCGCTGTGGCGGCAGGGCAAGCTCCTGCCCATCGACGTGCGCGAGCCGGCCGAGCGGGCCGTATCCACCCTGCCCGGGGCCATCACGGCCGAGGAGTACCTGGCCGATCCCGGCCGGTTCGGCGACAAGCGGCCCGTGGCTTATTGCACCATCGGCTACCGCAGCGGGAAATGGGCCGAGGCCAAGGCCAAGGAAGGCCTGCCCGTGGCCAACATGGCCGCCGGCTTGCTCGGCTGGCTGCACGCCGGCGGCACGCTGGTCGACGCCAGGGGCGAACCGACCAAGACGGTCAACGTCTACGGCCGCACCTGGGACCTTGCGCCCAAGGGTTATATCGGCGTCTGGTGA